CTTCATGATATGATAATATCATTAGGCATTTATTCCCTTACGGGAAGGGAATTTAATGCCCCAACCATTGCGGCATTTTTAACCATTGCTGGTTATTCTGTAAATGATACCATTGTTGTTTTTGATAGAATAAGGGAGAATTTAAGGCTTTCCAGAAAGGAGGATTACTATACCCTTCTTAATAAAAGTATTAACCAAACCCTTACAAGGACACTTATTACAGGCCTGACAACACTATTTACCTGCGTTGCCCTCTGGTTATTCGCAGGTGGCGATGTTTCTGATTTTGCCTTTGCTTTAACAATTGGAATAGCCATTGGGACATTCTCTTCCGATTGCATGGCAAGCCCCATCCTTTATGAATGGCATATAAGAAGCAAGGTACAAAAGTAGTTATTTCTTTTCCTTTTCTTCTTTTGCTAATAGGATTGAGATGGGGATGATAATAAGGCCTGCTACAATAAAAGATGGACCAAGAAATAGCCTTTTTAGGTAAAGAAGAAGAAATCCCATCCCATAAACCAAAAGCCCAATTATAAATATTTTTTTATTCATTTTTTTATAAAATCAGTCAGTGTCTTTTTTATAGATGCCTTAAGCTTTATTATAGCATTTGCATGTAATTGGCAGGCACGGGATTCAGTAACATTTAGAACCTTTCCTATTTCTTTTAAGGTAAGGTCTTCGTAGTAATAGAGGGCAATAACCTCCCTCTCTTTTTCAGAAAGCTTATTTATAGCCTTTGCCAATCTTTCCTTTATTTCCTCTTTCTCTACAATAACCTCTGGATTTTGACTTTGAGGAGCCTCTATTGTTTCAACACCCAAAATCTCATGGTCGTCTTCTCCTAGATACCACACTTCATCAAGGGAAATAATTGTTGTTCCTGAAATGTCAAGAAGGATTTGGTCAAATTCTTCTCTGGTTATTCCAAGCTCCTCACATACCTCCTCTTCTGTTACAGATCTTCCATATTTCTTTTCAAGCTTTATATAAGTATCCTCAAGCTCCTTTGCCCTTTTTCTCATAAGCCTTGGCACCCAATCAAGGGCTCTTAACTCATCTATAATAGCACCTTTAATCCTTTTTGAAGCATAGGTTTGAAAAACAAAGCCTTGATTTGGATCAAATTTTTCAATAGCATCTATAAGCCCAATAATTCCATAGCTTATAAGGTCATCATGGTCAATATGAGGAGCTCCTATAGCTACCCTTCCTGCTATATATTTAACAAGGGGGGCATATTTTAAAATAAGTTCTTCCCTTATCTTAGAGTCATTGGTTTTTTTATACTCCCTCCACTGTTCTTCTTCTATCATGGTCTTTCTTCTTTAAGAATAATATTAAAGCCCTTCCTCTTTTTAAATTGCTGTCTTATAAGAAGCTCTAATATCAATCCAGATGTAAAAACAACAAGGAATGTAAGAAGCATTTTAATAATAGAAACAAAGAATGCCTCTTTAAGAGAAACTATTCCTCCTAATCTAAATATAGAAAATAAGCCTACGCCTATTGATATTAAAAATCCCGCTAGAAATGGAAATCCCCCCATTTTTTTAAAGATTATAGGGATGGAAAAATCCCTATGTCAAGCAATTTGCTTTTATTTTACAATCCCAATCTTTCCTCTGGCTTTTTTGTTAATAACAAATATATAGACCCCAGATGCTAATTTCTTTTCTTTAGGATTCCATATTTTTCTTCCATTATCCTCTGGGTTTGTAAAAAGCTCGTCTATCATTTCTCCTGCAATATTATATATCATTATACTTCCACCCTGTGGAAGCCTCTTTTCTACTATATTTGGGTCTCCAAAGGTTATAAAGCTATGCTTATGCCAAATAAATGGATTGGGAAATACGGTGGGTTTTGTTATTTCCTCTGGGTATGTTGGTGTTCCACCAATGGTGAACAAAGAAAGGTGCTCTGTAATTGTTGCTATTATTGCGTTTGAAGAAATGTCAATAAAATATGGGATTTCCTTGCCATCCTGAAAGATACATAAATTCCTCTCTTTGATTGTTCCAGAAACAATGCCATTTATCTCGGGATAAGAAAATTTGGCGGTGATTGTTCCCTTAAGCGGTGCAGAAGCAAAGATATTCCATCCCATCACCGGCTTTATCCCTTTTGGAACATTTGTTTCTGAGCTTGTTGCGATATTTATCTTAAAAGGCACCTCAAATGTATTGGGAGAAATAAGAAGCTCTACATTGTTTGTAGAAATAGTTGCTTGTTTTGATAAATTAAGAAAGACATTAACAGAGGCTGTTGCAATTAGAGAAGA
This region of bacterium genomic DNA includes:
- the whiG gene encoding RNA polymerase sigma factor WhiG; its protein translation is MIEEEQWREYKKTNDSKIREELILKYAPLVKYIAGRVAIGAPHIDHDDLISYGIIGLIDAIEKFDPNQGFVFQTYASKRIKGAIIDELRALDWVPRLMRKRAKELEDTYIKLEKKYGRSVTEEEVCEELGITREEFDQILLDISGTTIISLDEVWYLGEDDHEILGVETIEAPQSQNPEVIVEKEEIKERLAKAINKLSEKEREVIALYYYEDLTLKEIGKVLNVTESRACQLHANAIIKLKASIKKTLTDFIKK